One Mycobacteroides abscessus ATCC 19977 genomic window carries:
- a CDS encoding MFS transporter, protein MTARHSPLSLWRAIHDLPDFGRLVWVRLLTQFSDGLFQAGLAGALLFNPEREAEPWAIAGAFAVLFLPYSAIGPFAGALLDRWDRRAVLICANLIRVLLVALVGFELAFSADDVVLLLGALIVNGVTRFVTSGLSAALPHVVPRDQVATMNSVATAVGATATFIGANFMLMLRAAFGAGDLGSATVIFLVIVPTTAAAWVASGFPGDRLGPDDSVRAVHGSAFYAVATGWLHGARTIVGTPSVFDALIGLAAHRMVFGVNTLLVLVLVRSNESVFAGIGAAALFLACTGIGSFLGTVSTPALLRRFGRGRTLGMALGGAVVLQLIASGLYIPILLASAFGLGMAGQVIKLCADVGMQTDVDDALRGHVFAVQDSLFWVTFTGAMAVGAAFITHAHWLAFSGAMIYLAGLIVHMTRTLWPSTLDTGSLPTQPNAGSLPTQPNPEGQARDLDR, encoded by the coding sequence ATGACTGCGCGCCACTCGCCGCTGAGCCTGTGGCGCGCCATCCACGACCTTCCCGACTTCGGGCGGCTGGTGTGGGTGCGCCTCCTGACTCAGTTCAGCGACGGCCTCTTCCAGGCCGGACTCGCGGGCGCGCTGCTGTTCAACCCGGAGCGCGAGGCCGAACCGTGGGCCATCGCCGGGGCATTCGCGGTGCTGTTCCTGCCGTATTCGGCGATCGGTCCGTTCGCCGGCGCACTGCTGGACCGCTGGGACCGGCGCGCCGTCCTGATCTGCGCCAATCTGATCCGCGTCCTGCTGGTGGCCCTGGTGGGCTTCGAGCTGGCGTTCAGCGCCGACGATGTGGTGTTGCTGCTGGGCGCGCTGATAGTCAACGGCGTCACTCGCTTCGTGACGTCGGGACTGTCGGCGGCCCTGCCCCACGTGGTACCGCGCGATCAGGTCGCAACCATGAACTCGGTAGCCACCGCCGTGGGCGCCACCGCCACCTTCATCGGTGCCAACTTCATGCTGATGCTGCGCGCCGCTTTCGGAGCCGGGGACTTGGGTTCTGCCACAGTTATTTTCCTGGTGATCGTGCCGACCACGGCCGCGGCCTGGGTGGCATCCGGCTTCCCCGGCGACCGGTTGGGGCCCGACGACAGCGTGCGTGCCGTACATGGTTCGGCGTTCTACGCGGTGGCCACCGGATGGCTGCACGGGGCGCGAACCATCGTCGGCACACCATCGGTTTTCGATGCGCTCATCGGCCTGGCCGCGCACCGCATGGTGTTCGGTGTCAACACATTGCTGGTCCTTGTCCTGGTACGCAGTAACGAGTCGGTGTTCGCCGGGATCGGCGCGGCGGCATTGTTCCTGGCGTGTACCGGTATCGGCTCGTTCCTGGGGACGGTCTCGACCCCGGCTCTGCTCCGACGATTCGGCCGTGGACGCACCCTGGGGATGGCGCTGGGCGGGGCAGTCGTCCTGCAACTGATCGCCTCAGGTTTGTACATCCCCATCCTGCTGGCCTCCGCATTCGGCCTCGGCATGGCCGGGCAGGTGATCAAGCTGTGCGCCGATGTCGGCATGCAGACCGACGTCGACGACGCTCTGCGCGGGCATGTCTTCGCGGTGCAGGACTCGTTGTTCTGGGTCACTTTCACCGGCGCGATGGCGGTAGGCGCCGCCTTCATCACGCACGCGCATTGGCTAGCCTTCTCCGGCGCGATGATCTACTTGGCCGGACTGATCGTGCACATGACACGAACCCTCTGGCCCAGCACGCTGGACACCGGCTCCCTGCCCACCCAGCCCAACGCCGGCTCCCTGCCCACCCAGCCCAACCCGGAAGGACAAGCCCGTGACCTCGACCGCTGA
- a CDS encoding TIGR03084 family metal-binding protein: MTSTADAVIDDLRAESDELDALVAALPEQGWARDTPAAGWTIAHQIAHLHWTDAQSLLAVTDPAVFAEELPKAMADPLGFVDKAAEETAQIPPADLLIQWRSTRNQLHAALRAVPDGVKIPWYGPPMSAASMGTARLMETWAHGLDVADALGVPLAPTPRIKSIAHLGVRTRDFAFSVHGLPAPSEPFRVELTGPDADTWTWGPEEAAQRVTGSALDFCYLVTQRRPRADLDLRATGQDAEQWLSIAQAFAGPPGAGRG; this comes from the coding sequence GTGACCTCGACCGCTGACGCAGTCATCGACGACCTCCGCGCCGAAAGCGATGAACTGGACGCCCTGGTGGCCGCGCTCCCCGAGCAGGGCTGGGCCCGGGACACACCCGCAGCGGGCTGGACCATCGCTCACCAGATAGCGCACCTGCACTGGACCGACGCGCAGTCGCTGCTGGCAGTCACCGACCCCGCCGTCTTCGCCGAGGAACTGCCCAAGGCGATGGCCGATCCGCTCGGCTTCGTGGACAAGGCGGCCGAAGAAACCGCCCAGATCCCGCCGGCCGACCTACTCATCCAATGGCGCAGCACCCGCAACCAGCTACACGCGGCACTGCGCGCCGTGCCGGACGGTGTCAAGATTCCCTGGTACGGGCCGCCGATGAGCGCGGCGTCCATGGGCACCGCACGTTTGATGGAAACCTGGGCGCACGGTCTCGACGTCGCCGATGCGCTCGGCGTGCCGCTCGCTCCTACCCCGCGCATCAAATCGATTGCCCACCTTGGTGTTCGAACCCGGGACTTCGCCTTCTCGGTGCACGGATTGCCCGCCCCTAGCGAGCCGTTTCGGGTCGAACTGACCGGCCCGGACGCCGATACCTGGACGTGGGGGCCCGAGGAGGCCGCCCAGCGCGTCACCGGATCAGCGCTCGACTTCTGCTACCTGGTTACCCAGCGCCGTCCGCGCGCCGATCTGGATCTGCGGGCCACTGGCCAGGACGCCGAGCAGTGGCTGTCCATCGCGCAGGCTTTCGCCGGCCCGCCCGGCGCCGGCCGGGGATGA
- a CDS encoding phthiocerol/phthiodiolone dimycocerosyl transferase family protein, producing the protein MAVHRAGFRRPARRRPGMNPGAAVRTLDPSEAMFAGNRSTVAYSAFGTGVLDIDALTLAFRALLRSYPVLATQIVSAGHEYLLHHVPRPPALQVGTCTALPPAGFTIVDPDAVCAIDVAQQGNDFRLTLLTHHSIADAGASLKYLEVLCSLYTRVVETGSAGATRRHPLAMSLEQFLAERGYVIPAPCAPPATPVEPTVETAVVLRHGRTRLSRAQTTRLFDSARAAGLTVHGIVCAAILSAAQTLSRSQDPVTFGLTSSVDLRTRTGAPITAAQGTVIQGADTATLAVTSDDDPLRLARAVLDSLASGLVDRRVHQAFLRHQPLQQQSVENPLMVRTGAAYLRCACRRGCAYTTSVPPHVGGASGCGPRHFPRASSSPPARDNSASITQSG; encoded by the coding sequence GTGGCTGTCCATCGCGCAGGCTTTCGCCGGCCCGCCCGGCGCCGGCCGGGGATGAACCCCGGGGCCGCCGTCCGCACGCTGGATCCCTCGGAGGCAATGTTCGCGGGAAATCGCAGCACGGTGGCGTACTCGGCCTTCGGCACCGGTGTGCTCGATATCGATGCTCTGACACTTGCCTTCCGCGCCCTGCTGCGTAGCTATCCGGTGTTGGCGACACAGATCGTGTCCGCCGGGCACGAGTACCTACTTCACCACGTTCCTCGTCCGCCCGCGCTTCAGGTGGGCACCTGCACCGCACTACCCCCCGCAGGCTTCACCATCGTCGACCCCGACGCGGTGTGTGCCATCGACGTAGCCCAGCAGGGCAACGACTTTCGCCTGACCTTGCTTACCCACCACAGCATCGCCGACGCGGGCGCCTCGCTGAAGTACCTGGAAGTCCTGTGCTCGCTCTACACCCGCGTGGTCGAGACGGGATCAGCCGGGGCCACACGTCGGCATCCGCTGGCGATGTCGCTGGAGCAGTTCCTTGCCGAGCGCGGTTATGTCATACCCGCGCCCTGCGCGCCCCCGGCGACACCGGTAGAGCCGACGGTCGAGACGGCGGTTGTGCTCCGCCACGGGCGCACCCGACTCAGCCGCGCGCAGACCACGCGCCTATTCGACTCCGCCCGCGCGGCGGGCCTCACCGTGCACGGAATCGTGTGTGCCGCGATCCTGTCTGCTGCCCAAACGCTTTCACGATCGCAGGACCCCGTCACGTTTGGCCTGACATCTTCGGTGGACCTACGCACACGAACCGGCGCGCCCATCACCGCGGCGCAAGGGACCGTGATCCAGGGAGCCGACACCGCGACTCTGGCTGTGACATCCGATGACGACCCGCTGCGTCTGGCGCGCGCGGTACTGGATTCCCTGGCCAGCGGCCTCGTGGATCGCCGTGTGCACCAAGCATTTCTACGGCATCAACCGCTGCAGCAGCAGTCCGTCGAGAATCCGCTCATGGTCCGAACTGGGGCCGCATACCTGCGCTGCGCCTGCCGGCGGGGCTGCGCATACACGACTTCCGTGCCACCGCACGTGGGTGGCGCATCCGGTTGCGGGCCACGACACTTCCCCCGAGCTTCTTCGTCACCACCTGCGAGGGACAACTCAGCCTCGATCACCCAGTCTGGGTAG